The DNA window GGGCCCCCCCCGGGTGTTGGGCCTCCCCCCCCCCCCCCCGGGTCTGTCCCCTCTTGCTAGCGTCCCGCGAGGAGGCCCCCCCATGCCCGTTCACGGTGGCAAGATCCTGGCCCGCGCGCTCAAGAACGCGGGCGTCGAGGCGGTGTTCACGCTCTCGGGCGGCCACATCATGCCGCTCTACGACGGGTGCCTCGACGAGGGCATCCGGATCGTGGACGTGCGGCACGAGCAGGCCGCCGTGCACGCGGCCGACGCCTGGGCGCGCTGCAACCCGGGCAAGATCGGCGTCGCGGCGATCACGGCCGGCCCGGGCGTCACCGACGGCGTCACCGGCGTCGCCAACGCCTGGCGCGCCAACTCGCCGATCCTCGTGATCGGCGGCCAGGGCCCGTTCACGAACCTGCGCCGCGGCTCGCTCCAGGAGATGGACCACGTCAACCTGATGCGGCCGATCACGAAGTGGGTCGACGCCTGCTACCAGACCCATCGCATCGGCGAGTACGCCGAGCTCGGCATCCGCCACGCGGTGTCGGGCATCCCGGGCCCCGCCTTCCTCGAGATCCCGATGGACGTGTTCATGGGCCAGTGCGAGTGGTCGGACGCCACGCTGCCGCCGATCAAGACCGCCGCGCCGCGCCTCTCGCCCGACCGCGCCGACGTGCGGGCCGCGCTCGCGCTGCTCGAGAGCGCGCGCAAGCCGATGCTGATGGCCGGCACCTCCGTCAAGTGGTCGCAGGCGAGCGCGGCGATGAACGCCTTCCTCGCCGAGACGCGGATGCCGGCCTACACCAACGGCATGGGCCGCGGCACGATCCCGCCCGACTCGCCGCAGTACCTGAACCGCTCGCGCCGCCACGCGATGAAGGAGATCGACCTCATCGTCCTGGCCGGCTCGCTGCTCGACTTCCGGCTCGCCTTCGGCAAGACGATCCCGGCCACCGCGAAGATCATCCAGCTCGACATGGACGCGACCCTGATCGGCCAGAACCGCCCGGCCGACGTGGGCCTGGTCGGCAACCTGGCCTGCACCTTCGAGCTGCTCCTCGAGGAGATGAAGAACGCGGGCACCAACCTCGACTTCACGGCCTGGCGCGAGGAGCTGCGCGCGATCGAGGTGGCCGAGGAGAAGAAGGTCGAGGCGGCGCTCGCCAGCGACGAGTCACCGGTGGACCCGCAGCGCATGTGCCGCGAGGTGCGCGACTGGCTCGCGACGCTCGGCGACTCGATCGTGATCGGCGACGGCGGCGACATCGTCGCCACCGCCGCGAAGATCCTGCCGGTGCCGCGCGAGGGCGCCTGGATGGACCCGGGCCCGCTCGGCACGCTCGGGGTCGGCATGCCCTTCGCGCTGGCGGCGCAGCTCTCGCACCCGGACAAGCGCGTGGTGATCGTCTACGGCGACGGCTCCTTCGGCCTGAACGGCTTCGAGTACGACACCGCCGTGCGCTTCGGCCTGCCGATCATCGGCGTGCTCGGCAACGACGGCGCCTGGGGCCAGATGATGCGGCCGCAGGGCGCCCTCTACGGCTGGGACCGGCTCCAGGGGACGCTGCTCGAGTACACGCGCTACGACAAGGTCGTGGAGGCGCTCGGCGGCCACGGCGAGTACTGCGAGCGGCCCGAGGAGATCCGCCCGGCGCTCGAGCGTGCCGCCGCCTCCGGCAAGCCCGCGCTCGTCAACGTGAAGCTCCGGCAGGACCGGCAGTACAAGGGCGGGATCTACGTCTGAGCGGCTGAGCGCGCAGACCCGCGAGCCCGCGGAGCTGGGGATCGACCTCGCCGCGCTGGCGCCCTGGCTCGCGCGGATCGGCCCGGTCGCCTTCGTGGACCTCGAGACGACGGGCCTCGCGCCCCACGAGGGCGCCGAGATCCTCGAGCTCGGCGCGGTGCTGGCCGACCCGGGCGCCGCGACGCTCCGCACGCTCGCGACCCTCGTGCGGCCGGACGGCGCGGTGCCGCCCGCGATCGCACGCCTCACCGGGATCCGGCCCGAGGAGGTCGCCGCCGCGCCGCCGCTCGCCGCCGTGTGCGCGGCCTTCCAGGAGGCGCTCGCCGGGCGCGCGATCGTGGCCCACAACGCCGGCTTCGAGCGCCTGTTCCTGGGCCGCTTCCTCGGCGCCGCGCTCGCCGACGCCTGGTATCTCGACACCCAGGACCTGCTCGCCGTCACCCATCCCGACGCTCCCGACCTGCGCCTCGAGACCTTCACCCGCTCGCTCCTCGACACCGAGGAGCGTCACCGCGCGCTCGCCGACGCCCTCGACACCGCACGCGTCGTCTCGCGCGCGGCGGCGGGCACCGACCCCCGCTACGGGGCAGCCCGCGACGCCCTCGAGTCCTTCGCGCCCGACTCCCCGTGGCTCGCGCTCTTCGCCAAGGGCGAGGCGCGGGCGCGTGCCGAGCGCGCCCCGTTCGTGGTGGTGGGCGAGACGCCCGAAGCCCCGGTGCCCTTCGACGAGGACGCGATCGCCGCCGCGCTGCGCGACCCCGAGCGGGGCCGCCGCCACTGGCCGGGCTACCGCGTGCGCGAGCCGCAGGTCGAGCTCGCGCGCCGCTTCGCGAAGCTCCTGCGCGAGGGCGGGACGCTGCTCTGCGAGGGCGGGACGGGGGTCGGCAAGTCGCTGGCCTACCTCGCGGCGGCGATCCCCTTCGCGATGGAGCGCGCGCGCGACGCCGCCCGCACGGGCGAGCGCTTCCACCCGGTCCTGATCTCGACGCGCACGAAGCTCCTCCAGGACCAGCTCCTCGCGAAGGACATCCCGACCGCCGCGCGCTTCCTCGGCTGGCCGGCCCTGCGCGCGCTCTCGATCAAGGGCCGCGCCAACTACGTGTGCGAGCGGCGCCTCGTGCCGGTGCTCGCCGAGGGCCGCGAGCCGCGCATCTTCGCCGAGGACCGCTTCGCCTACGCGGTGCTGGCGGCCTGCGCGGAGATCCGGCCGCACGGCGAGGTGGGCTCGATCGGCGCCGCCTGGCTGCGCCGGCAGCCGCTGCTCGGCGAGCTCCTGCGCCGCTCGGTGGCGGCGCGCGCCGAGCAGTGCTCGCGTGAGCAGTGCGCGCAGCACCCGGCCTGCCCCCTCGGCCGCCGCCGCGCGGCGCTCGCGCAGGCGCACCTGGTCGTCGCCAACCACGACCTGCTGCTGCGCTGGCCGCCGGACTACCCGCCCTTCGCGCACGCGATCGTCGACGAGGTGCACGAGCTCGCCGACGTGGCCGACGAGGTCTACGCGCTCTCGGTGCGGCCCGAGGACGTGCTCGACCGGCTCGACGACGTCTTCGGCCGGCCCGATCAGGCGGCGCGCGCGCCCGGGGATCCGGCAGCGCGCAGCGCCGCCGGGGCTCCGGCCGCACGCGGCGCCTCGGCCCCGGGGGCGACCCGCGGCGAGGGCGGCGAGGGGCTGCTCCCGGCGTCGAAGCGCCGCGCGCTGCGCAAGGACGCGCTCGCCTGGCGGCGCTCGATCCAGCAGGAGCTCGCCTCGCTCGGCCGCGCGCTCGAGCCGCTCGCCGGCGAGTGGGGCGACGTGCAGGTGCCCGAGCACCCCCCGGCCGCCCTCGACGACGCTGCCCGCGCCGCCGGGATCGCGGCCGAGCGCATCGACGCCGTCGCGCGCGAGATCGACGCGCTGGTGGACCCCGAGGCGGCCGGCGGCCCGCTCGCGCGCACCGCGGACGAGCTGCGCGCGGCCGCCGGCGCCCTGCGCCTCGCCTTCGCCGGCGCCGAGGACTCCGTCGCGGCCTTCGAGCGGATCGAGCCGCCCTGGGACCGCTGGCGGCTCGCGGTCCGGCTCGTCGCGCCCGCCGAGCCCTTCCGCGAGCACCTGCTCGCGCGCCTCGCGTCCTTCGCCGGCGTCTCGGCCAGCGTCTTCGTCGACGGCGACGCCTTCGCCGCGCTCGGCGCGCTCGGCATCGACCCGCGGCGGCCGGGGCCGGGCGGGTCCGACACCGGCGTCCTCTCCCGACTCGACACGGTGTCGGTCCCGAGCCCCTTTCCCTACGCCGAGCACATGCGGGTGGTGGCGCTGCCCGACCCCGGCGACCTGGTGGCCGAGACGGCGGCGGTGCTGGCAGAGCTCGCCCGCCGGCTCGGCGGCCGCACGCTCGGGCTCTTCACGAGCCTGCGGCGCATGCAGGACGTCGCCGCCGAGCTGGCCGAGCACCTGCGCGACGCGGGCATCGAGGTGCTCGCGCCGCGCCGTGCCGGCGACGACCCGGGCGCGCTCGTGGCGCGCTTCGCGCAGGGCGGCGCCGTGCTGCTCGGCGCGCGCCGCTTCTGGCAGGGCCTCGACCTGCCCGGCGACCAGCTCCAGGCCGTCGTGATCGAGAAGCTGCCCTTCGAGGTGCCGACCGAGCTGCGCCGGCGCCGCGAGGCGCGCCTGAAGCGCGCCGGCGTCGACGCCTTCGCGCGCTTCACGCTCGGCAGGATGCTCCTCAACCTGAAGCAGATGACGGGGCGCCTGATCCGCAGCGAGGAGGACCGCGGCGTGGTCGTGCTGGTCGAGGGCCGCACCGGCAAGGGCTACTTCCGCCGCCTCGGCGACGCGCTGCCGCCGGGCGTGCAGGTGGTCGTCGCGGAGCGCGAGGAGCTCGCGGCGCTGCTCGCCGAGGTGGGCATCGGCCGGGGCGACACGTGAGGGAAGCGGTCCGCCCGGCGCCCCACGACCCGTGCACGCACGCCGGCGCCCGCGCCCCGAGCCAGGCCGCGGGCCGGCGCACCCCGCACCCCGCGACGCCCGCTCGCGGGGCGGCCCGCGCCCTGGGCTAGGCTGCGCTCGATGGTGGAGCGTCCCGTCGCCCTCGTGACCGGCGCCGCGCGCGGGATCGGCGCCGCGTGCGCGCGCGCGCTCGCGGCCGAGGGCTTCCGCGTGGCCGTGCACCATGGCGCCAGCGCCGAGGCGGCCGGGAAGCTCGCGGGCGAGCTGCCCGAGGCCTTCCCGGTCCGTGCCGACCTCACCGTGCCCGCCGAGATCGACGCGCTCGTCGCCGCCCTCGGCGAGCGCACCGGCCGCGTCGACGTGCTCGTCAACAACGCCGGGGTCGTGCGCAACGGGCCCACGCCGGTGATGAAGCTCGAGGACTACGACGCCGTCGCCGCGCTCGAGCGCGGCACCTGGTACCTGAGCAAGCTCGTGCTGCGGAAGTTCATGCTCAAGCAGAAGAGCGGGCGCATCATCCAGATCTCGAGCGTGGTGGGCCACACCGGCAACCGCGGCCAGTCCGCCTACGCGATGGCCAAGGCGGGGCTCGACGCCCTCACGAAGTCGCTCGCCGCAGAGCTCGCGGGCCGCGACATCCTGGTCAACTCGGTGGCGCCGGGCTTCATCGAGACCGACATGACGGCGGAGCTTCCCGAGCCGGCGCGGGCCGCGATCCTGGGCCGTGTGCCGCTCGGGCGCA is part of the Deltaproteobacteria bacterium genome and encodes:
- a CDS encoding thiamine pyrophosphate-binding protein translates to MPVHGGKILARALKNAGVEAVFTLSGGHIMPLYDGCLDEGIRIVDVRHEQAAVHAADAWARCNPGKIGVAAITAGPGVTDGVTGVANAWRANSPILVIGGQGPFTNLRRGSLQEMDHVNLMRPITKWVDACYQTHRIGEYAELGIRHAVSGIPGPAFLEIPMDVFMGQCEWSDATLPPIKTAAPRLSPDRADVRAALALLESARKPMLMAGTSVKWSQASAAMNAFLAETRMPAYTNGMGRGTIPPDSPQYLNRSRRHAMKEIDLIVLAGSLLDFRLAFGKTIPATAKIIQLDMDATLIGQNRPADVGLVGNLACTFELLLEEMKNAGTNLDFTAWREELRAIEVAEEKKVEAALASDESPVDPQRMCREVRDWLATLGDSIVIGDGGDIVATAAKILPVPREGAWMDPGPLGTLGVGMPFALAAQLSHPDKRVVIVYGDGSFGLNGFEYDTAVRFGLPIIGVLGNDGAWGQMMRPQGALYGWDRLQGTLLEYTRYDKVVEALGGHGEYCERPEEIRPALERAAASGKPALVNVKLRQDRQYKGGIYV
- a CDS encoding exonuclease domain-containing protein, encoding MDLETTGLAPHEGAEILELGAVLADPGAATLRTLATLVRPDGAVPPAIARLTGIRPEEVAAAPPLAAVCAAFQEALAGRAIVAHNAGFERLFLGRFLGAALADAWYLDTQDLLAVTHPDAPDLRLETFTRSLLDTEERHRALADALDTARVVSRAAAGTDPRYGAARDALESFAPDSPWLALFAKGEARARAERAPFVVVGETPEAPVPFDEDAIAAALRDPERGRRHWPGYRVREPQVELARRFAKLLREGGTLLCEGGTGVGKSLAYLAAAIPFAMERARDAARTGERFHPVLISTRTKLLQDQLLAKDIPTAARFLGWPALRALSIKGRANYVCERRLVPVLAEGREPRIFAEDRFAYAVLAACAEIRPHGEVGSIGAAWLRRQPLLGELLRRSVAARAEQCSREQCAQHPACPLGRRRAALAQAHLVVANHDLLLRWPPDYPPFAHAIVDEVHELADVADEVYALSVRPEDVLDRLDDVFGRPDQAARAPGDPAARSAAGAPAARGASAPGATRGEGGEGLLPASKRRALRKDALAWRRSIQQELASLGRALEPLAGEWGDVQVPEHPPAALDDAARAAGIAAERIDAVAREIDALVDPEAAGGPLARTADELRAAAGALRLAFAGAEDSVAAFERIEPPWDRWRLAVRLVAPAEPFREHLLARLASFAGVSASVFVDGDAFAALGALGIDPRRPGPGGSDTGVLSRLDTVSVPSPFPYAEHMRVVALPDPGDLVAETAAVLAELARRLGGRTLGLFTSLRRMQDVAAELAEHLRDAGIEVLAPRRAGDDPGALVARFAQGGAVLLGARRFWQGLDLPGDQLQAVVIEKLPFEVPTELRRRREARLKRAGVDAFARFTLGRMLLNLKQMTGRLIRSEEDRGVVVLVEGRTGKGYFRRLGDALPPGVQVVVAEREELAALLAEVGIGRGDT
- a CDS encoding 3-oxoacyl-ACP reductase FabG, with amino-acid sequence MVERPVALVTGAARGIGAACARALAAEGFRVAVHHGASAEAAGKLAGELPEAFPVRADLTVPAEIDALVAALGERTGRVDVLVNNAGVVRNGPTPVMKLEDYDAVAALERGTWYLSKLVLRKFMLKQKSGRIIQISSVVGHTGNRGQSAYAMAKAGLDALTKSLAAELAGRDILVNSVAPGFIETDMTAELPEPARAAILGRVPLGRMGRPEEVAEVVAFLATRGSYVHGTVIHVNGGLYGG